A single window of Arvicola amphibius chromosome 15, mArvAmp1.2, whole genome shotgun sequence DNA harbors:
- the LOC119802074 gene encoding metallothionein-2: MDPNCSCATDGSCSCAGSCKCKQCKCTTCKKSCCSCCPVGCAKCSQGCICKEASDKCSCCA, from the exons ATGGACCCCAACTGCTCCTGTGCCACAG ATGGATCCTGCTCCTGCGCCGGGTCTTGCAAATGCAAACAGTGCAAATGCACCACCTGCAAGAAAA gcTGCTGCTCCTGTTGTCCCGTGGGCTGTGCGAAGTGCTCCCAGGGCTGCATCTGCAAAGAAGCTTCCGACAAGTGCAGCTGCTGCGCCTGA